From the genome of Leptodactylus fuscus isolate aLepFus1 chromosome 1, aLepFus1.hap2, whole genome shotgun sequence, one region includes:
- the LOC142218263 gene encoding uncharacterized protein LOC142218263: MTSSICRDLKKWFNDSKAEVLNWPSQSPDFKSNFQSNTYDCTRSSEGHLTSTDYKAEDHGITQDPYEEHVITPDLPSAPQKKDLSSNSSQSVKQNKRQRRGVIHQRTHTGEKPYSCSECGKCFISKSNLVVHQRTHTGEKPFSCSECGKCFNSKSHLVEHQRTHTGEKPFSCSECGKCFTSKSSLVEHQRTHTGEKPFSCPECGKCFTAKSSLFTHQKTHTGEKPVSCAECGKCFASKSNLVAHQRTHTGEKPFSCSECGRCFISKSYLVKHQRTHTGEKPFSCTECGKGFTSKSSLVEHQRTHTGEKPFSCIECGKCFTFKSILVAHQRTHTGEKPFSCMECGKCFGQKSNLVEHQRTHTGVKTVSCPECGKCFGQKSNLVKHQRTHTGEKPFSCSECGKCFTAKSELVKHQRTHTGEKPFSCRECGKCFISKSDLFKHQRTHTGEKPFSCPECGKCFGQKSSLVKHQRTHTGEKPYSCSECGKCFGRKSNLVRHLRTHTGEKPF, translated from the coding sequence atgactgtaccaggagctcagagggacatctgacatctacagattataaagcagaggatcacggtatcacacaagatccatatgaagaacatgtcattaccccagatttACCCTCAGCCCCTCAGAAGAAAGATCTCTCTTCTAATTCATCACAAtctgttaagcaaaataaaagacaGAGAAGaggtgttatacatcagagaactcacacaggggagaagccatattcatgttcagaatgtgggaaatgttttatctctaaatcaaatcttgttgtacatcaaagaactcacacaggggagaagccattttcttgttcagaatgtgggaaatgttttaactctaaatcacatcttgttgaacatcaaagaactcacacaggggagaagccattttcatgttcagaatgtgggaaatgttttacttctaAATCAAGTCTTGtggaacatcaaagaactcacacaggggagaagccattttcatgccctgaatgtgggaaatgttttactgctAAATCAAGTCTTTTTACACATCagaaaactcacacaggggagaagccagtTTCAtgcgcagaatgtgggaaatgttttgcttctaaatcaaatcttgtggcacatcaaagaactcacacaggggagaagccattttcatgttcagaatgtgggagatgttttatctctaaatcatatcttgttaaacatcaaagaactcacacaggggagaagccattttcatgcacagaatgtgggaaaggttttactTCTAAATCAAGTCTTGtggaacatcaaagaactcacacaggggagaagccattttcatgcatagaatgtgggaaatgttttactttcaAATCAATTCTTGTggcacatcaaagaactcacacaggggagaagccattttcatgcatggaatgtgggaaatgttttggtcagaaatcaaatcttgtggaacatcaaagaactcacacaggggtgaAAAcagtttcatgcccagaatgtgggaaatgttttggtcagaaatcaaatcttgttaaacatcaaagaactcacacaggggagaagccattttcatgttcagaatgtgggaaatgttttaccgctaaatcagaacttgttaaacatcaaagaactcacacaggggagaagccattttcatgccgagaatgtgggaaatgttttatctctaaatcagatctttttaaacatcaaagaactcacacaggagagaagccattttcatgcccagaatgtgggaaatgttttggtcagaaatcaagtcttgttaaacatcaaagaactcacacaggggagaagccatattcatgttcagaatgtgggaaatgttttggtcggaaatcaaatcttgttagacatctaagaactcacacaggagagaagccattttaa